One stretch of Rhipicephalus sanguineus isolate Rsan-2018 chromosome 10, BIME_Rsan_1.4, whole genome shotgun sequence DNA includes these proteins:
- the LOC119406695 gene encoding uncharacterized protein LOC119406695, translated as MLAVKLVRTDRNRIPRYCEDVVGRYFQFEFKRLFRLSRETFISLADRYRESPFFPEAYGGHARISAEKTCLIVLSYLGSQCSMYSIADRFDVTESSVHACIDRVLNLLQSLSEEVITWPDQQQQERIKAGFLAKSVGKGPRSTIACVDGCNVEINTPSESAHSYFNRKKFPSLILQGICNHENRFTDVLIGFPGSAHDARVLREGPFFEEAARKCCNCYILGDSAYPLLPWLMVPYKNMERSFPTWKRKYNKCHAQH; from the coding sequence ATGTTGGCTGTAAAGCTTGTGAGAACGGACAGAAACCGCATTCCACGGTACTGTGAAGACGTCGTTGGCAGATATTTTCAGTTTGAATTTAAGCGGCTCTTCAGACTGTCACGCGAGACTTTTATCTCTCTTGCTGACAGATATCGAGAATCTCCGTTCTTCCCGGAGGCTTATGGAGGGCACGCACGAATCAGTGCGGAGAAAACCTGCCTTATTGTTTTAAGTTATCTCGGGAGCCAATGCAGCATGTACTCGATTGCAGATAGGTTTGACGTAACCGAGTCGTCCGTGCACGCGTGCATCGACAGGGTGCTCAACCTTCTGCAAAGCCTGAGCGAGGAGGTAATCACGTGGCCGGACCAGCAACAGCAGGAGCGTATCAAAGCGGGCTTCTTAGCAAAGAGCGTTGGTAAGGGGCCACGAAGCACCATAGCGTGCGTAGACGGATGTAACGTGGAGATTAACACCCCGAGTGAATCGGCGCACTCATACTTCAACCGCAAGAAGTTTCCGTCACTCATCCTCCAGGGCATATGTAACCACGAAAACCGATTCACAGACGTACTCATTGGATTCCCCGGTTCGGCGCATGACGCCCGGGTTCTCCGTGAAGGCCCTTTTTTTGAAGAAGCAGCAAGAAAGTGCTGTAATTGCTATATCCTGGGGGACTCTGCCTACCCGTTGCTGCCTTGGCTCATGGTGCCTTATAAAAATATGGAGCGGAGCTTCCCCACCTGGAAAAGGAAATATAACAAGTGTCATGCACAGCACTGA